A DNA window from Anastrepha ludens isolate Willacy chromosome 6, idAnaLude1.1, whole genome shotgun sequence contains the following coding sequences:
- the LOC128865860 gene encoding activating transcription factor 7-interacting protein 1 isoform X2 — MMEVKQSTPTDFNALSAATSNGKTNDIDVMSDLEPTKLKNDLLNSNDLPQNGLLNDASNGFTDPDPGDGLDLDELIDLNEAVNPELEDALLGEDDDSSSNVVDKLLAEVVPKAASVIGTKTDGSLTTASLHNPGDDLDRLISKINDLEDCIETSTDKDEAVSSTVANNKTTSEEELVENVEEKRDSEEKADLHEAGDAQKEESDSEQIKANEEFVLDEDRESDKKQDNDVKSSEDKTESCASVIAVEKEKSEVVSTKVNSESVAKDDDGKIGETITRKTSESMEQTNKPVQNEESDDIDGKQLEKETEISEKRQTETSEEILEISDDKIEITANDAAEKTEQDNEELVTKLVSEESAEHGNIKVAQKTCNPEANEIAENKNTEKNEISKLHLDIEENVVTPTESKDEKDSASTSQAEELESINSEVEKVNKALKAAPDTKSKSEEADDSDDDIIFFVGKPEELKNKGLIEVTQENAKAASDSNEKQSDLEEVGARMDVDEDDDVVLLLDDDDESMAGQKSKDTVEKADITEANKMEGTTEEMKSKESKDSSEITSELKTDKNESEAAKSELQSDNSDNACDKFETDKSATLQKDDEAKSKSLDAVDETNSNCSSSSNLLQETQTIDKMGTSSICDEDADAVDEPDNDDDADDAESSSAIELVEDDSRAAGEEKESAPPAKRIRLSVEVDDSLKAEQSEESRSSNKSAESEQKEVFEVIKIAEDSNDADNEKSLGGGVKRSHESLELNCVQVSKDDSLEEVANKKSKIEEASTTLASQQLETATVTESNVVAIDKKESVDIKDPKLENLEEKIEFGKVLPQLRAIASNIPIPLYPAPQFVTSKPPTLSLDFLKRFRKNFDNLTKTDLEELILQKVVEAIVHKSEFAEMREIIDKQEKQITTHRAKIAEISKQFRDLEMVHNRVLKDIETKNSQFIMPVKITRAVGLQVYVPSKRGSDAASVNNLAGSHLQVSTSPQRSNMPPPSSPPRLPTSASETRTGNTALASAAVAAAMNARRGCVQKVTPQRPVNTDNNMSTSPGVSTYRIGSGALQSALTQGSQTTAAAAATQQTSGMPRVLNKGVASGQPRPGRFLPTEQQRAQQLQQQQYARQQAQSVSLRKLAPKSTIGTLPAQPTQFRRPAETTISSNASVDHYMNQLNQASPAVGTVTITSAKPKEKAVIDLTDEDEVASAAATPPARQRSVNTSVAINTQLLSATRAVPPLARMPLNQQTPVRATAGVRQQHPVTAPKNNSALMSNISTPPGTSITRVHISSASMPAAPIRKYNHPAPLPNTPPQPFNPGWKLPPPRPTIRISNLDNGIVISWTMEDSMDRFAECVTYQIYAYQETSGPPVVDSWRHVGDVKAMLLPMAVTLTQFQEGQRYYFAVRAVDEHKRLGPFSLPKTWS, encoded by the exons ATGATGGAAGTTAAGCAGAGCACGCCAACTGACTTCAATGCTTTATCAGCCGCTACTAGTAATGGCAAAACCAATGACATAGATGTTATGTCCGACTTGGAGCCGACTAAactgaaaaatgatttattaaattcaaatg atttgcCTCAGAATGGCTTACTTAATGACGCTTCAAATGGTTTTACCGACCCCGACCCCGGCGATGGCTTGGATCTTGATGAATTAATTGATTTAAATGAAGCCGTAAATCCTGAATTGGAAGACGCGCTCTTGGGTGAAGATGATGATAGCAGTTCAAATGTAGTAGACAAATTGCTGGCTGAGGTGGTACCCAAAGCAGCATCTGTTATCGGCACTAAGACGGACGGTAGCTTAACAACGGCTAGTCTACACAACCCGGGTGATGATCTCGATAGGCTAATCTCAAAAATTAATGATCTCGAAGACTGCATTGAGACATCAACGGACAAAGATGAGGCTGTGAGCAGTACTGtagcaaataataaaacaacaagCGAAGAGGAATTAGTGGAAAATGTCGAAGAAAAGAGAGATTCTGAAGAAAAAGCGGACCTTCATGAGGCAGGAGATGCTCAAAAGGAGGAAAGTGATAGTGAACAAATTAAAGCGAATGAAGAATTCGTTCTTGATGAAGATAGAGAAAGTGACAAAAAACAAGACAATGATGTCAAAAGTAGTGAGGATAAGACGGAAAGTTGTGCAAGTGTTATAGCGGTTGAAAAGGAAAAGAGTGAAGTAGTTAGTACAAAAGTAAATAGCGAAAGTGTTGCAAAGGATGATGATGGCAAGATAGGTGAAACTATAACCAGAAAAACTAGCGAATCCATGGAGCAAACTAATAAGCCGGTGCAGAATGAGGAGTCTGATGACATTGATGGAAAACAACTTGAAAAAGAAACAGAAATATCTGAAAAAAGACAGACTGAAACGTCTGAAGAGATTTTGGAAATTAGCGacgataaaattgaaattacagCGAATGATGCTGCGGAAAAAACTGAACAAGATAACGAAGAACTAGTAACTAAGTTAGTTTCAGAAGAAAGTGCAGAGCACGGCAATATAAAGGTGGCGCAGAAAACGTGCAACCCTGAAGCAAACGAGATtgccgaaaataaaaatactgaaaagaACGAAATCTCTAAATTACATTtagatattgaagaaaatgtTGTGACGCCAACAGAGAGTAAAGATGAGAAAGATAGTGCGTCCACATCGCAAGCGGAGGAACTTGAATCAATCAATAGTGAAgtggaaaaagtaaataaagcacTTAAAGCAGCACCGGACACCAAGAGCAAGTCGGAAGAAGCAGATGATTCTGATGATGATATAATTTTCTTTGTCGGCAAGCCTGAGGAGTTAAAAAATAAGGGCCTTATTGAAGTAACTCAAGAAAATGCTAAAGCAGCAAGCGATAGCAATGAAAAACAATCAGATTTGGAAGAGGTTGGTGCGCGCATGGATGTCGATGAAGATGACGACGTTGTGCTGCTGCTCGATGACGATGATGAGTCGATGGCGGGACAAAAGAGCAAAGATACTGTTGAAAAAGCAGATATCACGGAAGCTAATAAAATGGAAGGTACCACTgaagaaatgaaatcaaaagagTCGAAAGATAGCAGCGAAATAACATCGGAATTGAAAACGGATAAAAATGAGTCTGAAGCCGCCAAATCTGAGTTACAATCCGACAACTCGGATAATGCTTGTGACAAATTTGAAACCGATAAATCTGCTACTTTACAAAAAGATGATGAAGCTAAATCAAAATCTTTGGACGCCGTCGACGAAACCAACAGCAATtgcagcagtagcagcaatTTGTTACAAGAGACTCAAACCATCGATAAAATGGGTACAAGCAGCATTTGTGATGAGGATGCTGATGCAGTTGACGAGCcagataatgatgatgatgccgATGATGCAGAGAGCAGCAGCGCTATTGAATTGGTGGAGGACGATAGTCGCGCCGCAGGTGAAGAAAAAGAGTCTGCGCCACCTGCCAAACGCATTCGACTAAGTGTTGAAGTCGATGACAGCTTGAAGGCCGAGCAATCAGAAGAATCGCGTAGCAGCAACAAATCCGCCGAATCAGAACAAAAGGAAGTAtttgaagtaataaaaattgctGAAGACAGCAATGATGCTGACAACGAAAAATCATTGGGCGGTGGTGTTAAGCGTTCGCATGAGTCGCTGGAGTTGAATTGTGTTCAAGTGTCTAAAGACGATTCGTTAGAAGAAGTGGCTAACAAGAAGTCAAAGATAGAAGAAGCCTCCACAACTCTGGCTTCGCAACAACTGGAAACTGCAACAGTGACTGAAAGTAATGTTGTGGCAATTGATAAAAAGGAATCTGTTGATATTAAAGATCCgaaattggaaaatttggaagaaaaaatcGAATTCGGCAAGGTGTTGCCACAATTACGTGCAATCGCTTCAAACATTCCAATACCCCTCTATCCTGCGCCACAATTTGTAACTTCCAAGCCGCCTACATTAAGCTTAGACTTCCTTAAACGTTTTCGCAAAAATTTCGACAATCTTACGAAAACCGATTTGGAAGAGCTGATATTGCAGAAGGTCGTCGAAGCGATCGTGCACAAAAGTGAATTTGCGGAAATGCGTGAAATCATCGATAAACAAGAGAAACAAATAACAACACACCGGGCTAAAATTGCCGAAATTTCAAAGCAATTCCGCGATTTGGAAATGGTACACAATCGAGTGTTAAAGGACATTGAAACAAAGAACTCACAATTCATTATGCCCGTTAAAATCACCCGCGCTGTTGGCTTACAGGTATATGTACCGAGTAAGCGAGGCTCAGATGCTGCATCAGTTAACAATTTAGCCGGTAGTCATCTTCAAGTGTCCACATCACCGCAACGCAGCAACATGCCACCGCCCTCTTCGCCGCCCCGCCTACCGACTAGTGCGTCTGAAACGCGTACCGGTAATACGGCGCTAGCTTCAGCGGCAGTAGCTGCCGCAATGAATGCGCGACGTGGTTGCGTGCAAAAGGTGACACCCCAGCGGCCAGTGAACACCGATAACAACATGTCTACATCCCCTGGTGTCTCCACGTATCGTATAGGTAGTGGTGCTCTGCAATCGGCTTTGACGCAGGGTTCGCAAACAACAGCAGCTGCTGCGGCAACGCAACAGACGAGTGGCATGCCGCGCGTATTGAATAAAGGTGTGGCGTCGGGACAACCGCGCCCAGGACGTTTTCTACCAACAGAACAACAGCGTGCACAgcaattgcaacaacaacaatacgcgCGACAACAAGCGCAAAGTGTTAGCCT tCGGAAGTTGGCTCCAAAGTCTACTATCGGCACCTTGCCAGCACAACCAACACAATTCCGCCGCCCCGCCGAAACGACGATCTCCTCTAACGCATCCGTGGATCACTACATGAACCAGTTGAATCAAGCCTCGCCAGCAGTGGGCACTGTTACAATAACTTCGGCTAAGCCGAAGGAAAAGGCAGTAATTGATCTAACAGATGAAGATGAGGTGGCTAGCGCCGCTGCAACACCGCCAGCTCGCCAGCGCAGTGTTAACACTAGCGTTGCCATTAACACACAGTTGTTGAGCGCTACACGTGCTGTGCCTCCACTTGCACGCATGCCCTTGAACCAGCAGACACCTGTGCGAGCGACTGCTGGTGTGCGACAACAACATCCAGTGACAG CACCAAAAAACAACAGTGCACTCATGTCGAACATCTCTACACCGCCCGGCACAAGCATTACACGTGTACACATCAGTTCGGCGAGTATGCCAGCGGCGCCGATACGCAAATACAACCATCCAGCGCCACTGCCAAACACACCGCCACAACCATTCAATCCTGGCTGGAAGTTACCTCCTCCCAGACCCACTATACGTATCAGCAATCTCGATAATGGCATTGTCATTTCTTGGACCATGGAGGATTCTATGGATCGGTTTGCTGAATGCGTAACTTATCAGATATATGCATACCAAGAGACATCCGGTCCGCCAGTGGTTGATTCATGGCGACATGTAGGTGATGTGAAAGCAATGCTACTGCCCATGGCTGTGACGCTAACACAGTTTCAAGAGGGCCAACGCTACTACTTTGCAGTGCGTGCGGTGGACGAACACAAACGTCTGGGGCCATTTAGTTTGCCTAAAACGTGGAGTTAA
- the LOC128865860 gene encoding activating transcription factor 7-interacting protein 1 isoform X1 codes for MMEVKQSTPTDFNALSAATSNGKTNDIDVMSDLEPTKLKNDLLNSNDLPQNGLLNDASNGFTDPDPGDGLDLDELIDLNEAVNPELEDALLGEDDDSSSNVVDKLLAEVVPKAASVIGTKTDGSLTTASLHNPGDDLDRLISKINDLEDCIETSTDKDEAVSSTVANNKTTSEEELVENVEEKRDSEEKADLHEAGDAQKEESDSEQIKANEEFVLDEDRESDKKQDNDVKSSEDKTESCASVIAVEKEKSEVVSTKVNSESVAKDDDGKIGETITRKTSESMEQTNKPVQNEESDDIDGKQLEKETEISEKRQTETSEEILEISDDKIEITANDAAEKTEQDNEELVTKLVSEESAEHGNIKVAQKTCNPEANEIAENKNTEKNEISKLHLDIEENVVTPTESKDEKDSASTSQAEELESINSEVEKVNKALKAAPDTKSKSEEADDSDDDIIFFVGKPEELKNKGLIEVTQENAKAASDSNEKQSDLEEVGARMDVDEDDDVVLLLDDDDESMAGQKSKDTVEKADITEANKMEGTTEEMKSKESKDSSEITSELKTDKNESEAAKSELQSDNSDNACDKFETDKSATLQKDDEAKSKSLDAVDETNSNCSSSSNLLQETQTIDKMGTSSICDEDADAVDEPDNDDDADDAESSSAIELVEDDSRAAGEEKESAPPAKRIRLSVEVDDSLKAEQSEESRSSNKSAESEQKEVFEVIKIAEDSNDADNEKSLGGGVKRSHESLELNCVQVSKDDSLEEVANKKSKIEEASTTLASQQLETATVTESNVVAIDKKESVDIKDPKLENLEEKIEFGKVLPQLRAIASNIPIPLYPAPQFVTSKPPTLSLDFLKRFRKNFDNLTKTDLEELILQKVVEAIVHKSEFAEMREIIDKQEKQITTHRAKIAEISKQFRDLEMVHNRVLKDIETKNSQFIMPVKITRAVGLQVYVPSKRGSDAASVNNLAGSHLQVSTSPQRSNMPPPSSPPRLPTSASETRTGNTALASAAVAAAMNARRGCVQKVTPQRPVNTDNNMSTSPGVSTYRIGSGALQSALTQGSQTTAAAAATQQTSGMPRVLNKGVASGQPRPGRFLPTEQQRAQQLQQQQYARQQAQSVSLRKLAPKSTIGTLPAQPTQFRRPAETTISSNASVDHYMNQLNQASPAVGTVTITSAKPKEKAVIDLTDEDEVASAAATPPARQRSVNTSVAINTQLLSATRAVPPLARMPLNQQTPVRATAGVRQQHPVTAAPKNNSALMSNISTPPGTSITRVHISSASMPAAPIRKYNHPAPLPNTPPQPFNPGWKLPPPRPTIRISNLDNGIVISWTMEDSMDRFAECVTYQIYAYQETSGPPVVDSWRHVGDVKAMLLPMAVTLTQFQEGQRYYFAVRAVDEHKRLGPFSLPKTWS; via the exons ATGATGGAAGTTAAGCAGAGCACGCCAACTGACTTCAATGCTTTATCAGCCGCTACTAGTAATGGCAAAACCAATGACATAGATGTTATGTCCGACTTGGAGCCGACTAAactgaaaaatgatttattaaattcaaatg atttgcCTCAGAATGGCTTACTTAATGACGCTTCAAATGGTTTTACCGACCCCGACCCCGGCGATGGCTTGGATCTTGATGAATTAATTGATTTAAATGAAGCCGTAAATCCTGAATTGGAAGACGCGCTCTTGGGTGAAGATGATGATAGCAGTTCAAATGTAGTAGACAAATTGCTGGCTGAGGTGGTACCCAAAGCAGCATCTGTTATCGGCACTAAGACGGACGGTAGCTTAACAACGGCTAGTCTACACAACCCGGGTGATGATCTCGATAGGCTAATCTCAAAAATTAATGATCTCGAAGACTGCATTGAGACATCAACGGACAAAGATGAGGCTGTGAGCAGTACTGtagcaaataataaaacaacaagCGAAGAGGAATTAGTGGAAAATGTCGAAGAAAAGAGAGATTCTGAAGAAAAAGCGGACCTTCATGAGGCAGGAGATGCTCAAAAGGAGGAAAGTGATAGTGAACAAATTAAAGCGAATGAAGAATTCGTTCTTGATGAAGATAGAGAAAGTGACAAAAAACAAGACAATGATGTCAAAAGTAGTGAGGATAAGACGGAAAGTTGTGCAAGTGTTATAGCGGTTGAAAAGGAAAAGAGTGAAGTAGTTAGTACAAAAGTAAATAGCGAAAGTGTTGCAAAGGATGATGATGGCAAGATAGGTGAAACTATAACCAGAAAAACTAGCGAATCCATGGAGCAAACTAATAAGCCGGTGCAGAATGAGGAGTCTGATGACATTGATGGAAAACAACTTGAAAAAGAAACAGAAATATCTGAAAAAAGACAGACTGAAACGTCTGAAGAGATTTTGGAAATTAGCGacgataaaattgaaattacagCGAATGATGCTGCGGAAAAAACTGAACAAGATAACGAAGAACTAGTAACTAAGTTAGTTTCAGAAGAAAGTGCAGAGCACGGCAATATAAAGGTGGCGCAGAAAACGTGCAACCCTGAAGCAAACGAGATtgccgaaaataaaaatactgaaaagaACGAAATCTCTAAATTACATTtagatattgaagaaaatgtTGTGACGCCAACAGAGAGTAAAGATGAGAAAGATAGTGCGTCCACATCGCAAGCGGAGGAACTTGAATCAATCAATAGTGAAgtggaaaaagtaaataaagcacTTAAAGCAGCACCGGACACCAAGAGCAAGTCGGAAGAAGCAGATGATTCTGATGATGATATAATTTTCTTTGTCGGCAAGCCTGAGGAGTTAAAAAATAAGGGCCTTATTGAAGTAACTCAAGAAAATGCTAAAGCAGCAAGCGATAGCAATGAAAAACAATCAGATTTGGAAGAGGTTGGTGCGCGCATGGATGTCGATGAAGATGACGACGTTGTGCTGCTGCTCGATGACGATGATGAGTCGATGGCGGGACAAAAGAGCAAAGATACTGTTGAAAAAGCAGATATCACGGAAGCTAATAAAATGGAAGGTACCACTgaagaaatgaaatcaaaagagTCGAAAGATAGCAGCGAAATAACATCGGAATTGAAAACGGATAAAAATGAGTCTGAAGCCGCCAAATCTGAGTTACAATCCGACAACTCGGATAATGCTTGTGACAAATTTGAAACCGATAAATCTGCTACTTTACAAAAAGATGATGAAGCTAAATCAAAATCTTTGGACGCCGTCGACGAAACCAACAGCAATtgcagcagtagcagcaatTTGTTACAAGAGACTCAAACCATCGATAAAATGGGTACAAGCAGCATTTGTGATGAGGATGCTGATGCAGTTGACGAGCcagataatgatgatgatgccgATGATGCAGAGAGCAGCAGCGCTATTGAATTGGTGGAGGACGATAGTCGCGCCGCAGGTGAAGAAAAAGAGTCTGCGCCACCTGCCAAACGCATTCGACTAAGTGTTGAAGTCGATGACAGCTTGAAGGCCGAGCAATCAGAAGAATCGCGTAGCAGCAACAAATCCGCCGAATCAGAACAAAAGGAAGTAtttgaagtaataaaaattgctGAAGACAGCAATGATGCTGACAACGAAAAATCATTGGGCGGTGGTGTTAAGCGTTCGCATGAGTCGCTGGAGTTGAATTGTGTTCAAGTGTCTAAAGACGATTCGTTAGAAGAAGTGGCTAACAAGAAGTCAAAGATAGAAGAAGCCTCCACAACTCTGGCTTCGCAACAACTGGAAACTGCAACAGTGACTGAAAGTAATGTTGTGGCAATTGATAAAAAGGAATCTGTTGATATTAAAGATCCgaaattggaaaatttggaagaaaaaatcGAATTCGGCAAGGTGTTGCCACAATTACGTGCAATCGCTTCAAACATTCCAATACCCCTCTATCCTGCGCCACAATTTGTAACTTCCAAGCCGCCTACATTAAGCTTAGACTTCCTTAAACGTTTTCGCAAAAATTTCGACAATCTTACGAAAACCGATTTGGAAGAGCTGATATTGCAGAAGGTCGTCGAAGCGATCGTGCACAAAAGTGAATTTGCGGAAATGCGTGAAATCATCGATAAACAAGAGAAACAAATAACAACACACCGGGCTAAAATTGCCGAAATTTCAAAGCAATTCCGCGATTTGGAAATGGTACACAATCGAGTGTTAAAGGACATTGAAACAAAGAACTCACAATTCATTATGCCCGTTAAAATCACCCGCGCTGTTGGCTTACAGGTATATGTACCGAGTAAGCGAGGCTCAGATGCTGCATCAGTTAACAATTTAGCCGGTAGTCATCTTCAAGTGTCCACATCACCGCAACGCAGCAACATGCCACCGCCCTCTTCGCCGCCCCGCCTACCGACTAGTGCGTCTGAAACGCGTACCGGTAATACGGCGCTAGCTTCAGCGGCAGTAGCTGCCGCAATGAATGCGCGACGTGGTTGCGTGCAAAAGGTGACACCCCAGCGGCCAGTGAACACCGATAACAACATGTCTACATCCCCTGGTGTCTCCACGTATCGTATAGGTAGTGGTGCTCTGCAATCGGCTTTGACGCAGGGTTCGCAAACAACAGCAGCTGCTGCGGCAACGCAACAGACGAGTGGCATGCCGCGCGTATTGAATAAAGGTGTGGCGTCGGGACAACCGCGCCCAGGACGTTTTCTACCAACAGAACAACAGCGTGCACAgcaattgcaacaacaacaatacgcgCGACAACAAGCGCAAAGTGTTAGCCT tCGGAAGTTGGCTCCAAAGTCTACTATCGGCACCTTGCCAGCACAACCAACACAATTCCGCCGCCCCGCCGAAACGACGATCTCCTCTAACGCATCCGTGGATCACTACATGAACCAGTTGAATCAAGCCTCGCCAGCAGTGGGCACTGTTACAATAACTTCGGCTAAGCCGAAGGAAAAGGCAGTAATTGATCTAACAGATGAAGATGAGGTGGCTAGCGCCGCTGCAACACCGCCAGCTCGCCAGCGCAGTGTTAACACTAGCGTTGCCATTAACACACAGTTGTTGAGCGCTACACGTGCTGTGCCTCCACTTGCACGCATGCCCTTGAACCAGCAGACACCTGTGCGAGCGACTGCTGGTGTGCGACAACAACATCCAGTGACAG CAGCACCAAAAAACAACAGTGCACTCATGTCGAACATCTCTACACCGCCCGGCACAAGCATTACACGTGTACACATCAGTTCGGCGAGTATGCCAGCGGCGCCGATACGCAAATACAACCATCCAGCGCCACTGCCAAACACACCGCCACAACCATTCAATCCTGGCTGGAAGTTACCTCCTCCCAGACCCACTATACGTATCAGCAATCTCGATAATGGCATTGTCATTTCTTGGACCATGGAGGATTCTATGGATCGGTTTGCTGAATGCGTAACTTATCAGATATATGCATACCAAGAGACATCCGGTCCGCCAGTGGTTGATTCATGGCGACATGTAGGTGATGTGAAAGCAATGCTACTGCCCATGGCTGTGACGCTAACACAGTTTCAAGAGGGCCAACGCTACTACTTTGCAGTGCGTGCGGTGGACGAACACAAACGTCTGGGGCCATTTAGTTTGCCTAAAACGTGGAGTTAA